One window of Fibrobacter sp. UWEL genomic DNA carries:
- a CDS encoding acyl-CoA carboxylase subunit beta: MWNEKHLNRLNEYLSQSQAAGGAARIDKQHQSGKYTARERMEMLFDAGTFVEVGGLRKSSNRVLKESKVILGDGVVTGYGKVNGRLVFASSQDFTVGGGALGQCHAEKICRVMDMAVEAGCPFVAMNDSGGARIDEGVFSLAGYSAIMARNVWASGVIPQIAVIMGPCAGGACYSPALSDFIFMTQSTSQMFLTGPAVVKQVMGENITAAELGGAPVHTAKSGVAHFMYPDDKQTLEGVRKLLSYLPQGNKCKPIPAAEQMEEKADESGIKKLFKKFLNKQEATCEAAEDKSATIQDIVPDNYKQAYDVSAVIAAFADAESFFEVQKDWGKNVVIGFARLNGEVIGIVANQPKVLAGSLDVDGSSKAGRFVRFCDAFNIPLLALVDVPGYMPGSKQEYSGIIRHGAKLLYAFAEATVPKVTLILRKAFGGAYIAMNSKDVGADYVFALPIAQVAVMGAEGAVEIINKKEITAAPDPVAARAACIAKYEEELMNPYVAAAMGVVDEVIKPEDVRKRLVTAFDALKTKDQKRLWKKHANIPL; this comes from the coding sequence ATGTGGAACGAAAAACATTTGAACAGACTGAATGAGTACCTGAGCCAGTCTCAGGCTGCTGGTGGCGCTGCTCGTATTGATAAGCAGCATCAGTCCGGTAAGTACACTGCTCGCGAACGCATGGAAATGCTGTTTGATGCGGGCACTTTCGTGGAAGTTGGTGGCCTTCGTAAGTCCAGCAACCGCGTTCTTAAGGAAAGCAAGGTCATCCTGGGTGACGGCGTGGTTACCGGTTACGGCAAGGTGAATGGCCGTCTGGTTTTTGCTTCCTCTCAGGACTTTACCGTTGGCGGTGGCGCTCTTGGTCAGTGCCATGCTGAAAAGATTTGCCGCGTCATGGACATGGCTGTTGAAGCTGGCTGCCCGTTCGTCGCCATGAACGACTCCGGTGGAGCTCGTATTGACGAAGGCGTGTTCTCCCTGGCTGGCTATAGCGCTATCATGGCTCGTAACGTTTGGGCTTCTGGCGTGATTCCCCAGATTGCCGTGATCATGGGCCCCTGCGCTGGTGGTGCTTGCTATTCTCCGGCTCTGTCTGACTTTATTTTCATGACACAGTCTACTTCCCAGATGTTCCTCACTGGCCCCGCTGTTGTGAAGCAGGTCATGGGCGAAAACATCACCGCTGCTGAACTGGGTGGTGCTCCTGTTCATACCGCAAAGTCCGGTGTGGCTCACTTCATGTACCCCGATGACAAGCAGACTCTGGAAGGTGTCCGCAAGCTTCTCTCTTATTTGCCTCAGGGTAACAAGTGCAAGCCTATTCCCGCTGCAGAACAGATGGAAGAAAAGGCCGACGAATCCGGCATCAAGAAGCTTTTCAAGAAGTTCCTGAACAAGCAGGAAGCTACCTGCGAAGCTGCCGAAGACAAGAGCGCCACTATCCAGGATATCGTTCCGGATAACTACAAGCAGGCATACGACGTTAGCGCCGTGATCGCCGCTTTCGCTGATGCGGAAAGCTTCTTCGAAGTCCAGAAGGACTGGGGCAAGAACGTTGTGATCGGCTTTGCTCGCCTGAACGGTGAAGTCATCGGTATCGTGGCTAACCAGCCCAAGGTTCTGGCTGGTTCTCTGGATGTTGACGGCTCCTCTAAGGCTGGCCGCTTCGTTCGCTTCTGCGACGCTTTCAACATTCCTCTCCTTGCTCTCGTTGACGTTCCGGGTTACATGCCGGGCAGCAAGCAGGAATACTCCGGCATTATCCGTCATGGCGCTAAGCTCCTTTACGCCTTTGCCGAAGCTACCGTTCCTAAGGTTACCCTCATTCTCCGTAAGGCCTTCGGTGGTGCTTACATCGCCATGAACTCTAAGGACGTGGGCGCAGACTACGTGTTCGCCCTGCCTATTGCTCAGGTGGCTGTGATGGGTGCTGAAGGTGCTGTTGAAATCATCAACAAGAAGGAAATCACTGCTGCACCGGATCCGGTTGCCGCACGCGCCGCTTGCATCGCTAAGTACGAAGAAGAATTGATGAACCCCTACGTTGCCGCTGCTATGGGCGTGGTTGACGAAGTCATCAAGCCGGAAGACGTACGTAAGCGCCTTGTGACTGCCTTCGACGCTCTGAAGACCAAGGATCAGAAGCGCCTCTGGAAAAAGCACGCTAACATTCCGCTGTAA
- a CDS encoding leucine-rich repeat domain-containing protein has product MNLLDVIAKAKADKATTLDLSQQNIRILPQELFELTQLEELNLDRNMLVEIPDDIGKLKNLKKLSISENDLMELPEAIGELTKLEHLYLGYNSLSELPDTVGKLTKLQNVNIAKNQLLDLTNEVGKWVNVTKLSLHDNMLSEIPATLGKLKKLKKLYLDNNDLSSIPAALGHLESLEILMVSGNSLGAIPSEFSNLKKLKELVLDANQLATLPESLAECDSLETISVIENPLEVGIPRVLQDKKGLNIDQ; this is encoded by the coding sequence ATGAATTTGCTCGACGTCATTGCAAAAGCTAAGGCAGACAAGGCCACTACCCTGGACTTGTCTCAGCAGAATATCCGTATTCTTCCCCAGGAACTTTTTGAACTGACCCAGCTGGAAGAGCTGAATCTCGACCGCAACATGCTGGTGGAGATTCCCGACGATATCGGTAAACTGAAAAACCTGAAGAAACTCTCCATTAGCGAAAACGACCTGATGGAACTTCCCGAAGCCATTGGCGAACTGACCAAGTTGGAACACCTGTACCTAGGTTACAACAGTCTGTCCGAACTTCCGGACACCGTCGGTAAGCTGACCAAGCTCCAGAACGTGAACATTGCCAAGAACCAACTTCTGGATCTGACCAACGAAGTGGGCAAGTGGGTGAACGTGACCAAGCTGTCCCTCCACGACAACATGCTCTCTGAAATTCCCGCCACCCTGGGCAAGCTCAAGAAATTGAAGAAGCTCTACCTGGATAACAATGACCTGAGCAGCATCCCCGCCGCACTGGGACATCTGGAATCCCTGGAAATTCTCATGGTCTCCGGCAACAGCCTGGGAGCCATCCCCTCCGAATTCAGCAACCTGAAAAAGTTGAAGGAACTGGTGCTGGACGCCAACCAGTTGGCAACCCTCCCCGAAAGCCTGGCAGAATGCGACAGCCTGGAAACCATCTCCGTCATCGAAAATCCGCTGGAAGTCGGCATCCCCCGCGTCCTCCAGGACAAGAAGGGTCTCAACATTGACCAGTAA
- the sprA gene encoding cell surface protein SprA codes for MKYWFYAVGVALTAGFAWSQGDTTSVVSASDAEVGDPDPAETEWQPTLQYISLPPSVNPLNGMLPFGGIGASPRLMNDSRGQVFTHDVDVATREMDVSEKRINSVSRDTIPLWSAHYPELTDYVADMYDIGRKGLWLNGLVGQANDGYETPETGSVFDITIPVTMPAWMRDFGLDKPKLMLQGTMDIRLKGYGEKDDAEGSTKTSLWPSPTLDYTPNFMVKGKIGPYITVEINNVEQGLGAQNQVRVVYEESYKDEFEDYILQRVEAGTTNLALTGTELTGYSENHQGLFGIKADWKLGDWRLTTIASQDGGSQEEYSLKANESTSEFQILDKQFVAYRYYFLNQEVRKNYINAGIAGNSSPSYKATNLKLYRRAATNATTNVIENVTVVYTTPSHKIIEKQVDRLIEIPSTEYSYDSRTGIVKINTANRNTLIAASWSEDSTGRVGTTVNHGSKVVLIQWDATLSELTDIDKLMLRNVYNIGITDASASNFVLRMKNKSGIASTYLKTLGLADTTTGTPLVNDATIFKKDASGSYTGEMWLPCKALGDYDKSANISTEKARENCLEPLRLLDSTAAMAQLYTLPVYNLNRYTNRFYFESVGKRRSSTLSVRDPSSSYAVNGSSCMDISPGTEKVTAGSTTLIRGTDYEVNYELGQIELLSERALDPNKEIKVTFECEPLFEIDNKLLLGARAELPLDLYGLGAGSVFGITALYKSQSTTAKTPTLGNEPYSSVLWGMNLRLQDTIPALTELVNAIPGINATAQSSWRFEAEFAASRHNANTSDDAEALVEDFESTTSGLTYSLSRLSWYQASPPGGDSTNMSTYIPNQDYKHKGEFIWHSNNTELYKHIYPAVGNSDVDNQHLTVLKMTLRANDNLSGNSWGGVMRPNSAYYQDMSDMKYIEVVARGNVGSIYLDLGLVSEDLSINGYAPNGKYDGENDIGTTIALHDRGLDDKTGDNESRIDWDCRSTECIPHEKNTLNTDASSNDIALDNFNDNLDDDSDPPVNINGTENNSGERAYDTEDINKNGSLDMDISFVRYRVDLSDTNLLHFEELQNGWRKWRIPLDQYDTIVSATGSDYRAILGEAQYTRMWIGSLNRGVSEAKVQVASLAVVGNSWEETTVADFYKTSSSENSQIVEVNGVEQTASVATSTRDATYVTVSTLNNRENSKTYHKSPNTKTERDSDTNAPLKETALVLDYKDMSPGQEVGVTRIFDTDKKDFSSYKSIKMEIHYVTKKTMEKAPVRFALQFGDGSLEGSSDYYEWSFRPAVLDSTCSPRIQDCHEENWLDNAFAMNISDFSDLKRGRRPPYINAVEKDLGGDREEKIRLVGNPSVSSIDWIRFVIIADSSASADDLEGTFWLDDLRLSDMDTDWGYAARVGGQVNFSDFISLSGTVRYQDGSFATLSTSNGSPKPKISEAASQLDIAGDFTMNLNKFLDDSAGFHIPLSLGYHSSTKRPYMKPTDDLLLDKSNFGEMTSDMFQNELKVDSKTREQELRDSAKSKGYQSYVREKSFGISYRKDYKASESKVGEVLSQMFLERPAFSYSYHESEGRSTTAADSSYSYHTILEYKLGTFSMFKLKPFSSLAKYGWAKELAKTEFEPWPQTLDLTLFDFNYVRYVNQSRDPDYVDPQVDKVVTYTTELNHKLNMRWNILSFLSVNYGINVKRDMYGGGDREGFTKENFFSSGEGGLFAKGYVFDFDHSDRKVYVSPDSVVAIPYDTIPKVNADGQEMTIDMQNPDSYEILYDSTTFYKVDSVGRREYGRSYGILRNERARSQQFRIAFNPRLIPFIPFTTSFSSDLNQQKTIPNDYDFMDESSIEKNFWTISQTNRFEFNPTLKVLDLVRNFGKESAPAKALEKIKWREIKFNWSASTNTVGENFTLSQLYEDQGVTPLQYYLYGLGLGNGYRNRGFWNIVSGDMGLDDRDDYRGFAQYRSHNVDTLVYQGNFRHSVSRNFQVSSGITLPIWDIGLTGDLQWKQDFSQSREYPLYTDTTTVWPKIGVGVTIPNFSQRVSFLNSFRSVSTTHRFEYTKTTTVHPFQSAEDSWGHAINFNPLVRISFLLQNNMRIENSVRMKIESTDRRPKEEVIGVTSWPDSSRAGKDTTDYFWETPWIPTSLYNDFAFNIGDDITITYPLKIDKVVKLWRWFYKFKNSIDLKFTAGYDYKKTIRKQYDPDEGYDKWNKKRGTDGVFKQWTYVSPTTGKKEEATVYSPELHLTERTVPSRTHEWFLRPSASYQFNKMASMSSFIEYRQIHEKLDDETPHLRQILQFEIALMLRFN; via the coding sequence TTGAAATATTGGTTTTATGCTGTAGGTGTAGCTCTGACCGCTGGCTTTGCCTGGTCTCAGGGTGATACCACGTCTGTTGTTTCTGCATCCGATGCTGAGGTGGGCGATCCTGATCCCGCAGAAACGGAGTGGCAGCCTACTCTCCAGTACATTTCTCTACCGCCCTCTGTGAATCCGTTGAACGGAATGCTGCCCTTTGGTGGCATTGGCGCTAGCCCGCGCTTGATGAACGATTCCAGGGGACAGGTCTTTACTCATGATGTGGACGTTGCCACTCGTGAAATGGATGTTAGCGAGAAACGCATTAACTCGGTTTCCAGAGATACGATTCCTCTGTGGTCCGCTCATTATCCTGAATTGACGGATTATGTGGCTGACATGTATGATATTGGCCGTAAGGGACTGTGGCTTAATGGTCTGGTTGGTCAGGCTAACGATGGCTACGAAACACCTGAAACAGGTTCCGTATTCGACATTACCATCCCTGTAACCATGCCTGCCTGGATGCGAGATTTCGGCTTGGATAAGCCGAAGCTGATGCTTCAGGGTACCATGGATATCCGATTGAAGGGATACGGAGAAAAGGATGATGCCGAAGGCAGTACGAAAACTAGCCTGTGGCCCAGTCCGACGTTGGATTATACACCCAACTTCATGGTGAAGGGTAAGATTGGCCCGTACATTACCGTGGAAATCAATAACGTGGAACAGGGCCTTGGTGCCCAGAACCAGGTTCGCGTGGTGTATGAGGAATCCTATAAGGATGAATTTGAAGACTACATCCTTCAGCGTGTGGAAGCGGGTACTACCAATCTTGCCTTGACGGGTACGGAACTGACGGGTTATTCTGAAAACCACCAGGGCCTGTTCGGTATTAAGGCGGACTGGAAACTGGGGGACTGGCGTCTGACAACCATCGCATCTCAGGATGGTGGCTCCCAGGAAGAGTATTCCCTGAAGGCGAACGAATCCACTTCCGAATTCCAGATATTGGATAAACAGTTCGTTGCTTACCGCTATTACTTCCTGAATCAGGAAGTGAGGAAGAACTATATCAACGCTGGTATCGCTGGAAATTCTTCTCCCTCCTATAAGGCAACGAACCTGAAGCTTTACCGTCGTGCCGCAACTAACGCAACGACCAACGTCATTGAAAATGTGACTGTGGTCTATACGACGCCTTCACATAAGATTATTGAAAAACAGGTTGACCGCCTGATTGAAATTCCCAGCACGGAATACTCTTATGATTCTCGTACGGGTATTGTGAAGATTAATACGGCTAACCGCAATACCTTGATTGCCGCCAGCTGGAGCGAAGACTCGACTGGACGTGTTGGAACGACTGTGAACCACGGCTCCAAGGTGGTGCTGATCCAGTGGGATGCAACTCTTTCTGAATTGACGGATATTGATAAGCTGATGCTCCGCAATGTTTATAATATTGGCATTACGGACGCAAGTGCTTCCAACTTCGTTTTGCGCATGAAGAATAAGTCTGGCATTGCCAGTACTTATTTGAAAACTCTTGGCCTTGCAGATACCACCACAGGTACTCCTCTTGTCAATGACGCTACGATCTTTAAAAAGGATGCTTCTGGTAGCTATACTGGTGAAATGTGGCTGCCTTGTAAGGCTCTTGGTGATTACGACAAGTCTGCCAATATCTCGACGGAAAAGGCTCGCGAGAACTGCTTGGAACCGCTTCGCTTGCTGGATTCGACTGCAGCGATGGCTCAGCTCTATACGCTGCCCGTCTACAACTTGAACCGCTACACGAACCGATTCTATTTTGAATCTGTGGGTAAGCGTCGTAGTTCAACTTTAAGTGTCCGCGATCCCAGCTCCAGCTATGCTGTGAATGGTAGTTCCTGTATGGATATTTCTCCCGGTACCGAAAAGGTGACCGCCGGTTCTACTACCCTTATTCGCGGTACGGACTACGAAGTGAACTATGAACTGGGACAGATTGAACTTCTCAGTGAACGTGCTCTGGATCCCAACAAGGAAATTAAGGTTACCTTCGAATGCGAACCGCTGTTCGAAATCGATAACAAGCTTTTGCTTGGCGCTCGTGCGGAACTGCCCCTGGATCTGTATGGTTTGGGCGCTGGCTCTGTCTTTGGTATTACAGCTTTGTATAAGAGCCAGAGCACAACTGCAAAAACTCCTACTCTTGGTAATGAACCGTACTCCAGTGTCCTGTGGGGTATGAACCTTCGTCTGCAGGATACCATTCCTGCCCTGACGGAATTGGTGAATGCAATTCCTGGCATTAACGCTACGGCTCAGTCTTCCTGGAGATTTGAAGCTGAATTTGCTGCCAGCCGTCATAATGCAAATACCAGCGACGATGCTGAAGCTTTGGTGGAAGACTTCGAATCCACCACATCTGGTCTTACCTATTCCTTGTCTAGACTGTCCTGGTATCAGGCTTCTCCTCCGGGTGGTGATTCTACCAATATGTCTACTTATATCCCGAATCAGGATTATAAGCATAAGGGCGAATTCATTTGGCACAGCAACAATACGGAACTGTACAAGCATATCTATCCTGCTGTAGGAAACTCCGACGTAGATAACCAGCACTTGACGGTGTTGAAGATGACTCTGCGTGCGAACGACAACTTGTCCGGCAATTCCTGGGGCGGTGTCATGCGTCCCAATAGCGCCTATTATCAAGACATGAGCGATATGAAGTACATTGAAGTGGTCGCTCGCGGTAATGTGGGTTCCATCTATCTTGACTTGGGTCTTGTAAGCGAAGACTTGTCTATCAATGGCTATGCTCCTAACGGAAAGTATGACGGTGAAAATGACATCGGTACGACCATCGCCTTGCATGATAGAGGTCTGGATGACAAAACGGGTGATAATGAATCCCGCATTGATTGGGACTGCCGTTCTACAGAATGTATTCCTCATGAAAAGAATACTCTGAATACGGATGCATCCTCTAACGATATTGCCTTGGATAACTTCAATGACAATCTGGACGATGATAGCGATCCTCCCGTAAATATTAACGGTACGGAAAACAACTCTGGTGAACGCGCTTACGATACGGAAGACATTAACAAGAATGGTTCTCTGGATATGGACATTAGTTTTGTCCGCTATCGTGTAGACCTCTCCGATACGAACCTTCTGCATTTTGAAGAACTGCAAAATGGTTGGCGCAAGTGGCGTATTCCGCTGGACCAGTATGATACGATTGTTTCTGCAACGGGTAGCGACTATCGTGCGATTCTTGGTGAAGCTCAGTATACCAGAATGTGGATTGGCTCCCTGAATCGTGGCGTTTCCGAAGCGAAGGTTCAGGTGGCAAGTCTTGCTGTGGTGGGCAACTCCTGGGAAGAAACGACGGTTGCTGATTTCTATAAGACCAGCTCTTCTGAAAACTCCCAGATTGTAGAAGTGAATGGCGTGGAACAGACTGCATCTGTGGCTACCTCCACAAGAGATGCAACCTATGTTACTGTCTCTACTCTTAACAACCGTGAAAATTCCAAGACTTACCACAAGTCTCCCAATACCAAGACGGAACGTGATTCCGATACGAACGCTCCCTTGAAGGAAACTGCTCTTGTACTGGATTATAAGGACATGAGCCCTGGTCAGGAAGTGGGCGTGACTCGCATTTTTGATACGGATAAGAAGGATTTCTCCAGTTACAAGTCCATCAAGATGGAAATCCACTATGTAACGAAGAAAACAATGGAAAAGGCTCCTGTCCGATTTGCATTGCAGTTCGGTGACGGTTCTCTTGAAGGTTCTTCCGACTATTACGAATGGAGCTTCCGCCCGGCAGTTCTTGATTCAACTTGCAGCCCTCGCATTCAGGATTGCCATGAAGAAAACTGGCTGGACAACGCCTTCGCCATGAATATTTCTGATTTCTCCGACTTGAAGCGTGGCCGTCGTCCGCCTTACATCAATGCGGTGGAAAAGGACCTGGGTGGAGATCGCGAAGAAAAGATTCGCCTGGTGGGTAATCCCTCTGTCTCTAGCATTGACTGGATTCGCTTTGTCATTATTGCGGATTCCTCTGCTTCTGCTGATGATCTGGAAGGTACGTTCTGGCTTGACGACCTGCGTCTTTCTGATATGGATACGGACTGGGGTTATGCTGCTCGTGTTGGCGGGCAGGTGAACTTCTCTGACTTTATTTCCCTTTCTGGTACGGTTCGTTATCAGGATGGTTCCTTCGCGACCCTTTCTACTTCCAACGGATCTCCAAAGCCGAAAATTTCTGAAGCAGCCTCCCAGCTGGATATTGCTGGTGACTTCACGATGAACTTGAATAAGTTCCTGGATGATAGCGCTGGATTCCATATTCCGCTTTCTTTAGGCTATCATAGCTCTACGAAACGCCCCTACATGAAGCCCACTGATGATTTGCTCCTGGATAAGAGTAACTTCGGCGAAATGACCAGCGACATGTTCCAGAACGAATTGAAGGTGGATTCCAAGACTCGTGAACAGGAACTTCGTGATAGCGCAAAATCCAAGGGCTATCAGTCTTATGTTCGTGAAAAGAGTTTTGGCATTAGCTATCGCAAGGATTACAAGGCTAGCGAATCCAAGGTGGGAGAGGTCCTTTCCCAGATGTTCCTGGAAAGACCTGCATTTAGCTATTCCTATCATGAATCCGAAGGCAGATCTACTACTGCAGCCGACTCCTCTTATTCCTATCACACGATCTTGGAATATAAGCTGGGTACCTTCAGCATGTTCAAGCTGAAACCCTTCAGTAGTTTGGCTAAGTATGGTTGGGCAAAGGAATTGGCTAAGACGGAATTTGAACCTTGGCCCCAGACTTTGGACTTGACTCTGTTCGACTTCAATTATGTTCGCTACGTGAACCAGAGCCGCGATCCGGATTATGTGGATCCGCAGGTGGACAAGGTGGTGACCTATACCACTGAACTGAACCACAAGCTGAACATGCGCTGGAACATCCTTTCCTTCCTGTCTGTGAACTACGGTATCAACGTAAAGCGTGATATGTATGGTGGTGGAGATCGTGAAGGCTTTACAAAGGAAAACTTCTTCAGTTCTGGAGAAGGCGGCCTCTTCGCAAAGGGTTATGTCTTTGACTTTGACCATTCTGATCGCAAGGTGTACGTTTCTCCCGACAGCGTTGTGGCTATTCCTTATGATACCATTCCTAAGGTTAATGCTGATGGCCAGGAAATGACCATCGACATGCAGAATCCGGATTCCTATGAGATTCTGTATGATAGCACCACTTTCTATAAGGTGGATAGCGTAGGCCGTCGTGAATATGGTCGTTCTTATGGTATTCTCCGTAACGAACGCGCCCGTTCCCAGCAGTTTAGAATTGCATTCAACCCCAGGTTGATTCCATTTATTCCCTTTACCACTTCCTTCAGCTCTGATTTGAATCAGCAGAAGACAATTCCCAATGATTATGACTTTATGGATGAGTCTAGCATTGAAAAGAACTTCTGGACCATTTCTCAGACCAACCGCTTTGAGTTTAACCCCACTTTGAAGGTTCTGGACTTGGTGAGAAACTTCGGTAAGGAATCCGCACCTGCCAAGGCTCTTGAAAAGATCAAGTGGCGTGAAATTAAATTCAACTGGTCTGCAAGTACAAATACGGTGGGTGAAAACTTTACCCTGTCTCAGCTTTATGAAGATCAGGGTGTGACTCCGCTGCAGTACTATCTGTATGGTTTAGGACTTGGTAACGGTTATCGCAATCGCGGTTTCTGGAACATTGTTTCCGGTGATATGGGATTGGATGATCGTGACGATTACAGAGGCTTTGCTCAGTATCGTAGCCATAATGTGGATACTCTTGTCTATCAGGGCAACTTCCGTCACTCTGTATCTAGAAACTTCCAGGTGTCCAGTGGTATTACCCTGCCTATTTGGGATATTGGTCTTACCGGCGATTTACAGTGGAAGCAGGACTTCTCCCAGTCTCGTGAATATCCGCTGTATACGGATACCACGACGGTATGGCCGAAGATTGGTGTAGGTGTTACTATTCCCAACTTCTCCCAGCGTGTGTCTTTCTTGAACAGTTTCCGCAGCGTTTCTACCACCCATCGCTTTGAGTATACCAAGACCACTACGGTTCATCCCTTCCAGAGTGCTGAAGACTCCTGGGGACATGCCATCAACTTCAACCCGCTGGTTCGCATTTCCTTCTTGCTGCAGAATAACATGCGCATCGAAAACAGCGTTCGCATGAAGATTGAATCTACGGATCGTCGCCCGAAGGAAGAAGTGATTGGTGTTACCTCCTGGCCGGATTCTTCTCGCGCAGGCAAGGACACGACGGATTACTTCTGGGAAACTCCCTGGATTCCTACATCCCTGTATAATGACTTTGCCTTCAACATTGGCGATGACATTACCATTACTTACCCGCTGAAGATAGACAAGGTGGTAAAGCTGTGGCGTTGGTTCTACAAGTTCAAGAATAGCATTGACTTGAAGTTTACCGCCGGTTACGACTACAAGAAGACAATCCGCAAACAGTACGATCCTGATGAAGGCTACGATAAGTGGAACAAGAAACGTGGTACGGATGGTGTATTCAAACAGTGGACTTACGTGTCACCTACCACAGGCAAGAAGGAAGAGGCTACGGTCTATAGTCCTGAACTTCACCTGACTGAACGTACGGTCCCCTCTAGAACTCATGAATGGTTCCTGAGACCTAGCGCAAGTTATCAGTTCAATAAGATGGCTTCCATGAGTTCCTTCATTGAATACCGTCAGATTCACGAAAAGCTGGATGACGAAACGCCTCACCTGAGACAGATTCTACAATTCGAAATCGCCTTGATGCTGAGATTCAACTAA
- a CDS encoding AIPR family protein, with translation MELTKSQERRLAFVASLLSLNPNDPTDRIKALRHLNLDENGCFHGFQYSQGYMEFFIFLDEDTPLEKVVAHLNADLKQLQIAVFRTSDPTNPFFMSLREEADPWAVNKINDDAEEEDSDAPASRPYMETLEITVLRTRASRDITDSELERSLKDMRRKLTLWKDEVKAKLEISAEHDDLTRDFRSADDKLEIVMESEPLHLTSDHGELFLGFCPIRTIFDYHVALGKRLKTKHNMAIVSSNIRTYLGNLTHTNAALIDAFQTMERNDDQNVNVDDFPFLHNGMTLTGDDLRLKDRDGKKVLFIERPKIINGAQSLFTYEQYAKKSKKPVNPYVLVKVVVPYPGADSFLNQVTMANNRQNPVFSYHLRAADDLQFFIWQRYQEEGFTYVYKDGVRLKARTRKLEVRMRPELAKTLFMMDGKLSECRSSDCIFDKETLYQRCFGAFVRVAPEKERDFVRKTIAFTKAWQLLSRLPIKIRKVTPGKGVSIEANDDNPLTRITWNGRLEDKFIFRSAVKDLVVALALKHWLIYGDPIQDFDWLVENELNFNESILKYASKIYTDDLKGILISEFKDNSNYYDTITTIDKDSGESVERRLWKGFSNTATYEKMLDLLCKKNKQWEKCREGIEAFI, from the coding sequence ATGGAATTAACCAAATCACAGGAACGCCGTCTAGCTTTCGTCGCTAGTCTCTTGAGTCTCAATCCTAACGATCCTACTGATCGTATTAAGGCACTCCGGCACTTAAACCTGGATGAAAATGGTTGCTTCCATGGCTTCCAGTACTCCCAGGGCTATATGGAATTCTTCATCTTCCTGGATGAAGATACTCCCCTCGAAAAGGTTGTGGCTCACCTGAATGCCGACCTGAAGCAGCTCCAGATTGCTGTGTTCCGTACCAGCGATCCTACCAACCCGTTCTTCATGTCTCTCCGTGAAGAGGCTGATCCCTGGGCTGTGAATAAGATTAACGATGACGCTGAAGAAGAAGATTCCGATGCACCGGCAAGCCGCCCCTACATGGAAACTTTGGAAATCACTGTCCTCCGTACCCGCGCTAGCCGCGATATTACCGACTCCGAACTGGAACGTTCTCTTAAGGACATGCGCCGTAAGCTGACTCTCTGGAAGGACGAAGTCAAGGCTAAGCTTGAAATTTCTGCAGAACACGACGATTTGACCCGTGATTTCCGCTCCGCTGATGATAAGCTTGAAATTGTGATGGAATCCGAACCGCTGCACCTCACCAGCGATCACGGTGAATTGTTCCTCGGTTTCTGCCCCATCCGTACCATTTTTGACTACCATGTTGCTCTGGGCAAGCGCCTCAAGACTAAGCATAACATGGCTATCGTCAGCTCCAATATTCGTACTTACCTCGGTAACCTCACTCATACTAACGCTGCCCTCATTGATGCTTTCCAGACCATGGAACGCAATGATGACCAGAATGTGAACGTGGACGATTTCCCGTTCCTGCACAACGGTATGACCCTTACCGGTGATGACCTTCGCTTGAAGGATCGCGATGGTAAGAAGGTTCTGTTCATTGAACGTCCCAAGATTATTAACGGTGCTCAGTCCCTGTTCACCTACGAACAGTATGCTAAGAAGAGCAAGAAGCCGGTGAACCCCTATGTTCTCGTTAAGGTTGTGGTGCCCTATCCTGGTGCTGACAGCTTCCTGAACCAGGTGACCATGGCTAACAACCGTCAGAACCCTGTGTTCAGCTACCACCTGCGTGCTGCTGACGATCTGCAGTTCTTCATTTGGCAGCGTTACCAGGAAGAAGGCTTTACCTACGTTTATAAGGATGGCGTCCGTCTGAAGGCTCGTACTCGTAAGCTGGAAGTCCGCATGCGTCCGGAACTTGCAAAGACCCTGTTCATGATGGATGGCAAACTTTCTGAATGCCGTTCCTCCGACTGCATCTTCGACAAGGAAACTCTTTACCAGCGTTGCTTCGGCGCCTTCGTTCGCGTGGCTCCGGAAAAGGAACGCGATTTCGTTCGCAAGACCATCGCTTTCACCAAGGCTTGGCAGCTCCTTTCTCGCCTTCCCATCAAGATCCGTAAGGTGACCCCGGGTAAGGGCGTGTCCATCGAAGCTAACGACGATAATCCGCTGACCCGCATCACTTGGAACGGCCGTCTCGAAGACAAGTTCATCTTCCGCAGTGCCGTCAAGGACCTGGTTGTGGCTCTCGCCCTCAAGCACTGGCTCATCTACGGCGATCCTATCCAGGATTTCGACTGGCTGGTTGAAAACGAACTGAACTTCAATGAATCCATCCTGAAGTATGCCTCCAAGATCTATACCGACGACCTGAAGGGTATCTTGATTAGCGAATTCAAGGATAACTCCAACTACTACGACACCATTACCACCATCGACAAGGATAGCGGTGAATCTGTGGAACGTCGCCTGTGGAAGGGCTTCTCCAACACGGCTACCTACGAAAAGATGCTTGACCTTCTGTGCAAGAAGAACAAGCAGTGGGAAAAGTGCCGCGAAGGCATCGAAGCATTTATCTAA